A stretch of the Simiduia curdlanivorans genome encodes the following:
- a CDS encoding VWA domain-containing protein, with protein sequence MKQSIFLLAFSLLLMGCDEQRPSNRAVYFLIDTSGTYTQELEKAQTIANYLLATLDSGDSIAVARIDSGSFSEKDIVAKVTFDERPSVANQQKRGFKLSLDQYVKSVTAGSRNTDITGGLLQATEFLTETGAGEKTVLIFSDLEEDLVKGQVRNFPITLTDIRVVALNVTKLRSDNIDPRDYLKRLEQWQRRVVDGGGQWQVMNDLERLDTLIAAR encoded by the coding sequence ATGAAACAGAGCATTTTCTTGTTGGCATTTTCCCTACTACTCATGGGTTGCGATGAGCAGCGGCCCAGCAACCGCGCGGTGTACTTTCTTATTGATACGTCTGGCACCTACACCCAGGAACTCGAGAAAGCGCAGACCATCGCGAATTACTTGCTCGCTACCTTAGACAGCGGTGATTCCATTGCGGTTGCGCGCATCGATAGCGGCAGTTTTAGCGAGAAGGACATTGTTGCCAAGGTGACTTTTGACGAGCGCCCGAGTGTGGCGAACCAGCAGAAACGCGGCTTTAAATTGAGTTTGGATCAGTACGTTAAAAGCGTTACTGCCGGAAGTCGCAACACGGATATCACAGGTGGTTTATTGCAGGCGACAGAGTTTTTAACGGAAACCGGCGCTGGTGAAAAAACGGTGCTTATTTTTTCGGATTTAGAGGAGGACTTAGTTAAGGGCCAGGTGAGAAATTTCCCGATCACCCTAACCGACATTCGCGTTGTTGCCTTAAATGTCACTAAGTTGCGCAGCGACAATATCGATCCGCGGGATTATCTAAAGCGGCTAGAGCAATGGCAGCGGCGGGTAGTCGACGGCGGTGGTCAGTGGCAAGTCATGAACGATTTGGAGCGGCTCGATACGCTCATTGCCGCGCGATAA